The following proteins are co-located in the Betta splendens chromosome 9, fBetSpl5.4, whole genome shotgun sequence genome:
- the mrpl40 gene encoding 39S ribosomal protein L40, mitochondrial codes for MSLGLSRCLYRLVSQQPGSSRFLLGDHHCAVASPWFAPVMTLKTSAPLRAEPRKKKKVDPKRELIFRERLKKKLRRMEKVPPELIPIEDFITPTKCLDETRERSAPKLSFDESERRALLLKDWSRYKLKQHMAEVNAIECALEAQREALKELKLESEELYQAALKPDLFLFPLVHEGPAYTPPKPNYEAPDGKYNDITKVYTQ; via the exons atgtCTTTGGGCCTATCGCGCTGTTTATACAGGCTCGTCTCCCAACAGCCTGGTTCTTCACG cTTCCTGTTGGGAGACCATCACTGTGCTGTAGCGAGTCCTTGGTTTGCCCCGGTGATGACACTGAAGACATCTGCTCCACTAAG AGCGGAGcccagaaagaagaaaaaagtggATCCCAAAAGAGAGCTAATCTTCAGAGAGAGACTGAAAAAGAAACTGAGGAGGATGGAAAAGGTTCCGCCTGAGCTTATTCCTATAGAAGACTTCATCACACCAACAAAATGTCTTGATGAAACAAG GGAACGCTCTGCACCAAAACTATCATTTGATGAAAGTGAGAGAAGAGCTCTTCTGTTGAAAGACTGGAGTCGATACAAACTG AAACAGCACATGGCTGAGGTCAATGCTATCGAATGTGCTCTGGAAGCACAAAGGGAGGCGCTGAAGGAGCTCAAATTAGAGTCTGAGGAGCTCTACCAGGCTGCACTTAAGCCAGACCTTTTTCTGTTTCCCCTGGTTCATGAAGGTCCTGCGTACACACCGCCTAAACCTAACTATGAAGCTCCAGATGGAaaatacaatgacatcacaaaggtttacacacagtga